The DNA window TTCAGGCTTATCAGGCGATCGTGCCTCGCCGAGCCTCTTTGAAGCGCCGCTTGGACGCCTTAGCGAAGCAACGAACCGAGGAAGGTTACATGGCAGAAGTGCTCCCCCAGGCCGATGGCTCGTTTCTCCTGGTTGAGAAGCATTGCCCCATCTGCGCTGTAGCCACTGCCTGTGTGGGTATGTGCCGTACCGAGTTAGAGGTTTTTCAAGCCGCTCTGGGTGAAGACGTAACCATTGAGAGGGTTGAACATATTTTGACTGGCGATAGGCGTTGTGTTTATCAAGTCACTGGCAGCTGACTTCATTTGGATTACCCCCCCACCTCCATTCACAAGACTGGGCTGACTGATCTGCAAACCGCTGTAAAGATAGGCGACTGGAACGTCTCTAGAGCAGCGGCACAGTATTTCGAGAAACTGGGTTTCTGGTGAGGATATTCAACGAAAATTGGGCATCTTCCAGAAGCAACCCGGTTTCTGTACCGGCGTTCCAGGAAGGTTTGTTGCGCTATTCCCTGGAGTCGTGGTGTGTGCCATTAAACACAGCATCCAAAATCTGTAGCCCGGACGAGACGGTGGTCAATTCTTCAGGTGTCAGTTGGGTCAGCAGTTGGGCAATGGTCTGCCGAGTCGATTGGCGCGATCGCTCCAGATGGGCGCTCCCTAACTGAGTCAGCGTTAGCATCACAGAGCGGCGCTCCTGGGGGTGTTCGATGCGATCGACAAACTGCTGTTGCACTAACCGATCAATCAGATTGGAGGCGGTCGCCCGTGTCACACCTGAATGCTCCGCAACTTCGGAGAGGGACGTTCCAGGATGACGACCAAGGAATGCCAGGACACGAAATTGGGGCACCGACAGGGAGGGCGATCTCTGGCTGCGCATTTCTGCCCGGATGAATTGCAAAATGGGATGAATCGTTTCCATCAACGCTTCCGCACACTGCTCCGGGTTGGGGGGCGGATTGGGTTGCTCTAACGCCTCAACAGGAATGGGGGTGGGGGATAAAGAGGGTTTTGTCATTATCTAGCCGTAGGATTGTAGAGTGCAATTTCAGAAATCCGGTTTCTAAAATCTACGCGGGGGTGCAGTCCTGAAACGCTGGGGCAGAAATCGGGTTGCTTCTGGGAGATACCCAAGGTTCATTGAATAGCCCCATCGGAAACCCGGTTTCTCGAAATCCTGGTTCGGTGCCCTGGGGCATCGGTCAGGACATTTCAGACAGGGGGTTTCTTCGCGTTGAGGAGAATTTGAGCGTTCCAGAATAAAACCCCGATGCCTGGTCGGCGTTCTAAATTTTCCGTTGAGAAACGCGAATTTTTTCCCAGTTGGGATCGAACGGTTCGCTCCTGCTTGCAATTCTATTTTCGGAACACTATTGCATCGCCCCTATTATCGGATATAACGTAAATAGTTAGCTAAGCTAATAGTTAGCAACACTAACAGAACGTATACTGAATTTTAGACTACTTCCTGATAATTCCCTGAGAAGCTTCATCACTAAAGCCTGTTTATGCGTTTTCCACATCTCCATCGGGATATAGGTTTTAACCTGTCATCGATTCCAATTCGGCGGGAGGGGGGGCGGATTATACTCCTGCTGGGGTTAACCTGCCTCTCTGCCTGTGCCGCCTCCGAGGCCCAATCTACCAAGCAGGCAGGAGAAAAGCGCCCGGTTCCCGTCGTAGCGGCGATCGCCAAGCAGCAAAAAATGCCAATCCTGGTTAGAGCGACAGGGACGGCACAGGCATTTTCGACCGTTTCAGTTAAATCTCAAGTCCCAGGGCAACTCATCGGCGTCTTCTTTCGAGAAGGGCAGGATGTGCGGCAGGGCGACCTGCTCTTCAAAATTGACCCGCGCTCGCTGCAAGCGGCTTACGATCAAGCCGTAGCCAATCGGGCTAAAGCCGTAGCCCAGGTGTCCCAGGCACAGGCACAGGTGTATCAGGCGCAGGCACAGGTGAAACAGGCACAGGCAAATGTCGCCAAAGATGTGGCACAGGCGAAAAATGCAGACGTGCAGGCACAACGATACGCGACATTGTTGAGTTCGGGAGCGGTCAGCCGGGAACAAGCCGATCAGTTTCAGACTGCGGCAGAGTCGCAACGGGCTGTGGTGACTGCGGATCAGAGCAATGTGGGGAATGCGATCGCAGCCGTGGAATCTGCGAAAGCCAATCTCCAAAATGCTCAGGCATCGGTGCGGGCTGCGGATGCGGAAGTGGATAATGCCAGAGTGCAACTGTCCTACACCTCAATTTATGCTCCCAACGAGGGTCGCTTGGGCAAATTGAATGTGAATCAGGGCAATCTGGTCAAGGAAAATGACACCACGCCACTGGTCACCCTGAGCCAGATTCGCCCGATTTACGTGGAGTTCTCCATTCCCCAGCGAACGCTACCCGATTTACGGAAATATCAAGCGCGCGGTCAGTTGCAAGTCGAAGCAAAACCGCCCAACGATACGGGTTCGCCCGCACGGGGTCAGTTGGTGTTT is part of the Kovacikia minuta CCNUW1 genome and encodes:
- a CDS encoding MarR family winged helix-turn-helix transcriptional regulator; the encoded protein is MTKPSLSPTPIPVEALEQPNPPPNPEQCAEALMETIHPILQFIRAEMRSQRSPSLSVPQFRVLAFLGRHPGTSLSEVAEHSGVTRATASNLIDRLVQQQFVDRIEHPQERRSVMLTLTQLGSAHLERSRQSTRQTIAQLLTQLTPEELTTVSSGLQILDAVFNGTHHDSRE
- a CDS encoding efflux RND transporter periplasmic adaptor subunit, which codes for MRFPHLHRDIGFNLSSIPIRREGGRIILLLGLTCLSACAASEAQSTKQAGEKRPVPVVAAIAKQQKMPILVRATGTAQAFSTVSVKSQVPGQLIGVFFREGQDVRQGDLLFKIDPRSLQAAYDQAVANRAKAVAQVSQAQAQVYQAQAQVKQAQANVAKDVAQAKNADVQAQRYATLLSSGAVSREQADQFQTAAESQRAVVTADQSNVGNAIAAVESAKANLQNAQASVRAADAEVDNARVQLSYTSIYAPNEGRLGKLNVNQGNLVKENDTTPLVTLSQIRPIYVEFSIPQRTLPDLRKYQARGQLQVEAKPPNDTGSPARGQLVFVDSGVDAATGTIKLRASFANEKGSLTPGEFVNVVLNLAQVPNAIVVPAPAVQSGQKGSFVYVIKPDHTVDLRLVKVGQTIANQTMIQSGVQAGDRVVVDGQFNLAPGAKVQEKTAGQTGAPQEKT